Within Gouania willdenowi chromosome 24, fGouWil2.1, whole genome shotgun sequence, the genomic segment acatttctacaccaaccgCTAGTgaataaattatgattttttgttttaaaatgatcaacggacattgtgaaacctcaaaaaatcaaatgaccagacaacagtcaaatgcatcacatcatatccgaccaatcagattcaaATGTACTGCTTtgcattattaaattattaaatggaggttattttctcactttaaattcataaatgtatctatacttagagcctgacaatgtgtttcatttgaattgtattcactggtgttttattttgaaaatgacttGTACGTTTTGACAAACCTGTTATTTTACACAgacgcctttgtggaaaatatattaagttccaattgtggtagatttggtttcttccttttgaaTTAAGCTACTTTTGACTTGTATTTAACTCTTTACACCCCTGGATATAACTAATGATAACAGTTTCACTCTTCATTCACCTCCATGTGTTTAACATTAATCACTGAGACTTTGTAAAGCGTCGTCACATCAAAGAAAGAAACTTTTcatttgtttccactttgttccaatttgattttttttgtcgtcGCCTTCTTTTCTGCATTTTCTGGCACTTTCTACTTCCTGTTAGTCTACCGACACGCCTCCTCCTTCATCTCCTTGTTCTTCCTCACTTCTTCTGCATGCTTGTCCTGTAGGAAACACAGAGTATGAAGCCTTAgtttaataaataatcattaCAGTGTTGAAATGTAAATGGCATTTTTCaactgctttgatgtgtcctttctgtctaaggacacatcaaagcaattgaaaaatgtcagaataaatgaaaacttaaccATTAATTTCAAAAAGACGGCAAAATGAACTTCTTGGAaatattacatggaagtcaagaaaacatcagcagacacctctgaggaagactgacagttgacagtcaaaacatgtcaagatATTAAagaaaacttcctgaaaaacaattgtttgaataaatgaaactgtaaAATATTAATTAGAATGAATTTGCTGGaataaaaaatctcaaaaaGGAAGTCAAACACGTGTGTGAGGACGAGTCATTCagagttataataataacagaTGATGTGACTGATGGAGGGTGTACAGGGCATAAGGGGTGTATAGATACAGGGTGTACGGGGCGTACCTTCTCCTGCAGACGCTCCAACATGGCCGCCAGCAGGGCCTCCCTCTTCTCTTTGATGCTCTCCATCTTATGCTCCAGCTTCTCTTTGGCGTTCTTGATGAAGTTGTTGTTCTCCTCGTAGGCCTTCTGGATCACCTCCCGCTCATGCTCTCTCTTCTCTGCCAGATGCTTCAGCAGCTCAGCCTCCTGACACTGCACAGGTCAGACATCATAGACATAGACATAGACATAGACATAGAGGAGAGAAGAAATGGGTCTGTTAGTGATTCATGTTCTACAACATAAGCCTGTTGTCTATTCCTAACGTTATACATACATCACTTTTCCCCCATAGAAGCTCATATTACTACAGAAAACTCTGTCTGCGTGAGTTATTTAGTTAAAACATTAGTGAAAATCCAAACGTTTAGCAGCTGTGTGTAAGCCCCCGACCCCACATGAACACGCCCAGGTACCCCCTGTGTTAAATTAATCAattagggagaaaaaaaaacattaaagaataaaaatagttctgaattttaaaaaaacaaaaaacgctggtggtctgtatttattttagaacaatttgaACCCCTAAAGCCTGAAAATGCAAAATACAACCagaaaatgtgctttttttttggaactaaaaaaaaatattcactttCTACTGAAATCCCCCCAGAAATCAACATTTCCATATAATTTAACATATGtatctttagtttttaaataaagtgattGTTTTGGAATATAAAGcaaataattaattttgtaGTATTTTCAGAGCTTCTCCTACTAATTAATGATAGTCAAACAATATCATTAAAATGCATAGTTTTTagtaaaacagtataaaaaattCCTGGGACGTAAAAACCCTGGCAACATTatctagtggtcaaaagttttcattacagttttctccAAATTCCTTTGAAAGAACACAATAGTTAATGTAATGtacatattatacaaatattttaagggGCTGTTAGTTTTATGTAACAGGTGTGTAgtttaagttttcagtgaaatgctCCTAAACTTTTGAgattttaggttggttcttctgttgcgtaatttttcttcacaatgtaaatgttgaagtgACACTGCCCCCAGTAGTTCATGtaaggtactgcagcaaaaatgacacACATTGTGATTGGAGAGTCTATATATTTGATTCTattttacccccccccccccttttgcTCGATGAACTGCTGACCTTGCACTCCATCATCTCACCTTTCCTCCTACTTTGCTCTTCTAGAAGTTTCCGTCCTTTCTTTCCTCAGACTGATGACTCAGCTCTTTAACAATGGCTGCTGACCTGTGAACTGGGACCAAAACTCATTCCTGGCAGCCCATTATTTACATTATCTATTAGTATCATGTAGAagttgttattaagtcagtgattctcaacatgtggctctttatgtcttaatattaattattattcccccaaaaGGAGTTATAAATgttccccttttaaggttttctatttgcccaataaataccacttgtttccttttttctgtaaattttgcCTCTATTTATAGAacattttgccaattttcaCTACCTTTTcctttacataccacctggttcctctttatttgcccattttttgtcCATTCTTGACTGCGTTTggcccatttttgtcacttttcactcttttttgccatgtttttgccacttttggacagtTTTTTGcccctgttaccatgtctgcctctacTTGCTAATCAAAGATAAAGTAGCGCACTGGACTGGTCCACTTTGGATCAACGGTGCCTGGTATACCACATAGGCCAGTCCACCTCTGCACGTGTTTGAACACTGCAGGAGGAGAGTGTCACGTGTTCTGCGTAAATTGCTGACACACGTATCTTTACCTTCCGTCTCTCCTCAGCAGCCTCCAGCCTTTTCTGGATCTCCTCCAGGGATGGATCCCGTCGCTGCGGCATGGAGGCGTTGAGCTCTGGGACGCCATCGAAGGACGGCGGCTTGAGGATGACCTCGAAGGCCTGTCCTGATGCTCGTTTGTTCAGCTCGATCACCTCCACGTCTTTAATGACACACCAGCCCAGGTCCACTGCATCTGAGGAGGGATGGGTCCACGtgaagtaacagattacaagtactcatgttactggtATTGACTTActatactttttaaaatatgttttctgaatcagtaattttacctgTACTTACGTACAATTTCAGTTCAGTAAGAGTACTTGTACTCCAGTAGATACTGTTTACCTTCTGCTTTGTAGGTGGATTTCTCTGCAGTGTGGGGGTTCAGGCAGGAACAGAACAGAGACACCAGGGGGAGCTCTTTCACCTTCTCCTTGTAGGCTGAGGACACGTTTAAAgatgtcaaatataaatatactcaTCATAACGACGACAAAATGTGTGCGTTTACCTGCCAACGTCATTGTCTCACTGCCAACACAAGTCTGCACAGATGCTGAGGATCCTtctacgcacacgcacacacacacacacacacacacacgcacacacacacacacacacactgttacattCATGCTTCActcatgaaaacaataaattatcCAGTTTTCTCTGCTAACAGttgctctgtgtgtgcgtgtgtgtgggtgtgtcacacagtttaagggagagtaaggtcccttaggagagctcttcttttTGTGACACTCTTTTACGCCACCCACTGTATCCGAGCGTCAACTAGCGCTTTACCCTTTTTCAAAGTAATGATAATTATCatcaatgtatttggcaattgaaaattgccaaacaatgtcaaggatgtgcagtcgaccttttttggagccaaaatgtcaaggtcaaggtcacgtcaagtgtcaaaaaccaaatttttccatatctctgcaaatatttattgtacaagtttgatgcttacatttctgaaaagctcatttcaagtgaagtgtttatttcattagacCAAAGCTGTACCACCTACCaacttggccactggtaccattgaacaacatttcctttccatgtgtgaccttgaccttcactcaaggtcatatttaaggtcaagatcagtcttctgtttttcctgaattattactttaaatttaattagtaaaaataacaaactttCAATTTTTAATTGCCAAATATGTATTCACCTTGgcctctattctcccatgtgcataAGTCCAaaaatttcaatgacatttacaagcgttggtaaaactccaggttccgtgatttctagacagcccaaaaaaaatgacatcaccgcctcctttccttctgaCTGCCATCATTCACATATACGTGCTTTTGGTCTATCTTACGCACAGTGGGCGTGGCAGCAGCCTGGACCTGAGAATACGCATAAGAGAGAAGCGCTTGACTGTAGGCGCGTATAAAAGCGCTTAAGTTCAGATGGGACAATAGAGCCccttgtgaatacaggtcttccctagttattattatcatcaccaCCAATtagtaataactacaaaaactcaCTATTCTTCCCATAATTTCTGAATCACAAAGGAATTTGAGAATCTTtttcaatttaacttttttcaaaacattaCCCACATTAATCTTCATCCCCTGACATTATAAATCCTCCAGCAGACTTTATCTTTGTCTTGAGAATCTATTCCATTGAAGGAAAACATGCTCCACAGGCTCTGCCTTGTTCTAATGCTCACACATTCCTGTATGATCTTGTAAGTCCTATTCTCCTAGTGATGACCCTCTCTTCCTTGTTACTTCCAGTGGCGCACCGTCCAATACCCACTATGCTCTGTAACGCATATAAATGTGTGCCTGTGTTTGATGAGACCAACACGCCTGCCATTCTGCCATGAtatgtattttaataaatacCTTTGCCTCTGTCCTACTAAAAGAAATGTCTATGAGGGTCATTTCATGTAAGTACCtgctttgctagtttatcagcCGCTTCATTAACGCTTATCCCTCTATGTTCTGGaatccacaaaaacaaaatcttgAAACCTCTCCTACAAGTTTTTATAAATTTAATTAACAAATCCTGTCCAGTAGAAGACTGAAACTGCTGTGTTGCCATTAGAGCAGAGGTCGAGTATGAACAGATTCATATTTCTTTCACTTGTGAGTCTTCTATCCACTGTAACACTGATGAAATTGCcaacatctccactgtaaaaactGCCAAATGATCTCCAACCTTCCTTTTCACTGATACTTGCAGAGCTGGAATCATAAAAGCAAAAGCTGAGTTCGGATCCTTTGAACCATGTTCTCAACCGTTCCTCTACCAACACTGACACATTCCTATCAAACTCTCGTGATTTCACTTTACTCTGAAAACTAAGATCAACTGAAACTGCCGGGAACGACCACGTAGTGGTGACGGTTCACAGAACAGTTGAAGAAAATAGTTTCTGCTCTAACATCATGAACTCCGCAGTACACTGACTTTTCCATGCAAAACAATCACACCTTGCCTTTTCATTCTCCCAACAGGGCAATAGCATTCTGACTGTAGGATGACAATTCTCAGAAtgcccttaggagagctcttcttctctgcttcattgtctcagagatggaactgtcgccccctgtggttaTAGAGTATTGttcaggtcacaactgtttttatcctctttctgtaaaccaGAACTTTACATtgactttaacttttcctgattttttttttttttagatcaaccaaaagcagcacaactcattttgactgaaaaatctactaaatgatctaaaaatctactaaatgatctaaaaatcaggctgaatgtttcactccaatagaaaacaatgggatgtttacaggcagtggagccatgtgacatcatcaatcatgtgatttcaagatggaggaacacaggctctaaaactgtaaagtagtcccatttttaaaagttaattaaatgaatttGGTGAATAATAATGTGGTTCTTTAGACATACtgtagatctactaataaggacatttagaaggttttaggTGAGATTTGTATGAACAGAGGAGGATCCTAAGAACATTCTTTTGGATCCGTGAACATCAGCTGAGAGGTGAGCGTGCACAACGCACGCTGCTACCAGACCTTTGTCTGGTAAAAAACCAGTTTGTGCACGTTAAAACTAGCATAGCGTGTGCAACCTGTGCCTCTGATTGAGAACACCATCCTCACACAGTCTGTTCTCTAATCCGCTACATCCGTGATGTCAAGATGATTTTAGTCCTGAAGTGActcagattttaggcgggaaaatgagTTTCAACAATTCCAAGATCAATGTACTGGTttataaatgatatgtaaagtatgtaaataAAGAACTGACAGTATCCAAGTCAGGATCttctagtgttgtggtggtcaagaccggtcttggtctcgagaccaaattttaaaggtcttggtcttgtctcggtctctgaagcattttgactcggtcttgtcttggactcgggctgcccggactcgggattttccgtcaagaccgttcgagaccagcactaattcctgctatttttaaacatttttataatgtgataataacacggagaagaacaggatgaaacaatcctttattcattatttaatccacctcgtataatgaccacaaccttccttattgtgactgagtgacgtgtgtgacactcatacgtgtgtggctacggtgtcagtttggaccgcggagcgcaagggagaaatgaactaatcaccggtaaaaatcccagtaaaactcctgaaaacaatcaccagtaataaatattatctccctggtaaagacagtagctctaacaactggtaaaatgataaactgatgatattacagcctgtgaatgctggataggggacgcacttactctgcctctgggtcctagtgccagccgagcggtgaagcctgttccgtttaccgtgtttactgaggtccgtgtgtgtttaataagtccgtgtgtgtttaataagtttgtgtgtgtttaataagtccgtgtgtgtttaataagtccgtgtgtgtccgtgtgaaagtctgcatgtttatgcctctgtccatccactcttttcattatatccatgtcttttaaggctttattacataatgtcggctgtagtccgggccgccgccatcttggtttatgtcgtcaccagcgcgtcatcgccgcagagttgcactcaaataatattaaatatttttaaagtggtggtttttttgtgactttagactccaattacatgtatgtatataatatgttccccacaatataaacaggttcaaaatataattattttttatagtttctgtttccactgcatccagaataataataataattatatatatataataactattgattaatttgttacatgacttttccagggtttgagtttgttttatttagtttcacatctacctgtagctctatgttttttacactgctgacaacttgtttttagttttatttcagaaagtttcacttttacagttacagttggaaatctttgtgaattgaatatccagttatattacagcaaccaaattaaactatatcaactaagtgaattaataaaaataacctgtgtaaaggctttttcaaactaaaatcttatcttgtgaaatctgtgacctgttaaacctgaacaactgaaagaatcagaataaagaatcattatttcttggcagaaatgcttttaaacacttgctgtacattcagctgacataaaaatcttgttttcaaatatgtagaataattgtgaatgtatcagtagcagtagtagttttaatattttagttaattttttgcaggcacctttttttttgtccgtcaaatgtatttaaaataaactaaaattaaagagagatgttatttaactgttgaaccttgccataattttatttatttatttatttttttaaattgaaaaaaaaaatgtttatggtcttggtcttggtcttggtctcggtttgtctcggtcttggtcttgactcggtctcggctcccgaaagtcttggtcttgtcttggtctcggtgcatgctggtctcgggcaagtcttggtctcggatagtgcggtcttgaacacaacactaggatcttcacttcatattttcttcattttgtgaactttttaattttatttgggtacattttgtggaatagagttctttcaacaactgTTTCCTTCACGGCTGTGACAGTGCACATACAGTCAGTCTTATATGAATTACAGTTGGTTGTGGCTGAACTATGGAACCTTCACTTCATCATCTCACTGTTCACTTCACTCTGGTCACACTGGGAACCGTGTGCAGGACAGCTGCTGTACGTTCATAAACACTCAGGATTGTATAttttacaacacaaacacacggcCCACAAGGCCACGCCCTCACGCTTTAATATCCTTAAAGCCAATTAATCACACAATGATCTCAATCCAGACCCTAAACCACAGTTTACATACACGCTCTAAATGAATGAAACATGATGGCAGACGTGCACgttgacataaaacacacagacCGTCACGTTATTTAGATCCAGAGGTTtcataaaatcaattttaaaggtaatcaatcgattgtatcgatacaaggaAACACCTTGTGTGATTTAAGcacagcagactttatatggatgtgttttgaaagcttttttaataataaagacagtgtgtgtgacGTCATGGCCACGCCCCCAGCACATAACTAAACATGTGATGGAGGAGAAATGAATGGACTCACCTTTGAGTTCAGTGTGTGAAACACTTTGGTACGGTGCAcagtcatttatcagaccaaacagactcatgactcagcaaaacctctgtcatttatcagaccaaacaactcatgactcagcaaaacctctgtcatttatcagaccaaacagactcatgactcagcaaaacctctgtcatttatcagaccaaacagactcatgactcagcaaaacctctgtcatttatcagaccaaacagactcatgactcagcaaaacctctgtcatttatcagaccaaacaactcatgactcagcaaaacctctgtcatttatcagaccaaacaactcatgactcagcaaacc encodes:
- the LOC114457575 gene encoding stathmin-4-like, which encodes MTLAAYKEKVKELPLVSLFCSCLNPHTAEKSTYKAEDAVDLGWCVIKDVEVIELNKRASGQAFEVILKPPSFDGVPELNASMPQRRDPSLEEIQKRLEAAEERRKCQEAELLKHLAEKREHEREVIQKAYEENNNFIKNAKEKLEHKMESIKEKREALLAAMLERLQEKDKHAEEVRKNKEMKEEACR